TGTTCCGGCGTGGAAATGCCGAAGCCGACACAGATGGGGATTCCATTGCAGCGGGACTTGAGAGTTTCCGTCACTGCGGAGATCTCTGCCAAATCCAGGCCGCCGCTGCCCGTAACTCCCGTCATGGAAACGAGGTATAAAAAGCCGGACGCCCCATCGGCAATGGCGGACATGCGATCCGGCGGCGTGGTTGGAGCTACAAGGCGAATGAGGTCCAAGTCGTTTCCGGCCCATTGAGAAGTCATCTCTTCCGACTCTTCCGGCGGCAGGTCGACCACGAGGACCCCGTCAGCCCCTGCATCGAGGGCATCTTTGTAAAAGCGTGCGGCGCCATAGGCGAGAATGGGATTGTAGTAACTGAAAAGAACAATGGGGATTTCCGTTTCCCTACGGATTTCACGGGTCATTTCAAGAACTTTTCCAAGATTGATCCCTGCTTTCAGAGCTCGTGAGGAAGACCGCTGGATGACCGGGCCATCGGCGGTGGGATCGGAAAAGGGAACGCCCAGTTCCAGGATGTCCACCCCCTCCCTGCACATGGCTTTGATGATGGCCAGGGATTTTTCCACGGAGGGATCGCCTGCGGATACAAATCCCACCAGAGCCTTTTCGCCCTTTTGGCGTAACGTTTCAAAAGTCGTTTGTATGCGATTCACGAGATTTCCTCTCTCTTTTAATGA
This region of Desulforhabdus amnigena genomic DNA includes:
- the trpA gene encoding tryptophan synthase subunit alpha, with the translated sequence MNRIQTTFETLRQKGEKALVGFVSAGDPSVEKSLAIIKAMCREGVDILELGVPFSDPTADGPVIQRSSSRALKAGINLGKVLEMTREIRRETEIPIVLFSYYNPILAYGAARFYKDALDAGADGVLVVDLPPEESEEMTSQWAGNDLDLIRLVAPTTPPDRMSAIADGASGFLYLVSMTGVTGSGGLDLAEISAVTETLKSRCNGIPICVGFGISTPEQVRAIGVLADGIVVGSAFERLIENNLEDPNLADKVGAAVKALKEATR